The Benincasa hispida cultivar B227 chromosome 9, ASM972705v1, whole genome shotgun sequence genome has a segment encoding these proteins:
- the LOC120086014 gene encoding receptor protein-tyrosine kinase CEPR1-like, protein MALFFYFFLLNSLISLAIGTDQSQFFSLMQKGVIGNSLPSDWIGNSFCNFTGVSCNENGLVVGIDLSGRAVSGRFPVDVCSYLPELRVLRLGRSGLRGTFPRGITNCSVLEELDMNSLSLTGTLPDFSPLKTLRILDLSYNNFTGEFPLSVFSLTNLEMLNFNEDNNFNTWQLPENVSGLTKLKTMVLTTCMLEGRIPATIGNMTALVDLELSGNFLTGKIPREIGNLKNLRQLELYYNSLVGEIPEELGNLTELVDLDMSVNKLIGKLPESICRLPKLEVLQLYNNSLTGEIPISISNSTTLTMLSLYDNYMTGQVPSNLGQFSPMVVLDLSENDFSGPLPTDVCGKGKLMYFLVLDNKFSGQIPPSYGKCQSLLRFRVSSNILDGPVPLGLLGLPHVSIIDFGNNNLSGEIPNSFVKARNLSELFMQSNKISGVLPSEISKATNLVKIDLSNNLLSGPIPSEIGNLRRLNLLLLQGNHLNSSIPPSLSELKSLNVLDLSDNRLTGTIPESLCELLPNSINFSNNQLSGPIPLSLIKGGLVESFSGNPGLCVSVYLDSSDQKFPICSQNYNKKRLNSIWAIGISAFIIFIGAALYLRRRFSREKSVMEQDETLSSSFFSYDVKSFHRISFDPREIIESMVDKNIVGHGGSGTVYKIELSSGEIVAVKRLWSRRGKDTTSDQEQLYLDKELKTEVETLGSIRHKNIVKLYCYFSSLDCSLLVYEYMPNGNLWDALHKGWIHLDWPTRHQIALGIAQGLAYLHHDLLPSIIHRDIKTTNILLDVNYHPKVADFGIAKVLQARTGKDSTTTVIAGTYGYLAPEYAYSSKATTKCDVYSFGIVLMELITGKKPVEAEFGENKNIIYWVSNKVDTKEGAMEVLDKRVSSSFKDEMIKVLRIAIRCTYKNPALRPTMKEVVQLLIEADPCTFDSSHNKCSKHTTTKINNPFDL, encoded by the exons ATGGCTCTCTTTTTCTACTTCTTCTTACTAAACTCTTTGATTTCTCTTGCCATCGGAACTGATCAATCGCAGTTTTTCTCTTTGATGCAAAAGGGTGTCATCGGGAATTCTCTGCCTTCCGATTGGATTGGAAACTCGTTCTGTAATTTCACCGGTGTTAGCTGTAATGAAAATGGGTTAGTGGTCGGAATTGATCTCTCAGGCAGGGCGGTTTCCGGGAGGTTTCCGGTGgatgtttgttcttatttaccGGAGTTGAGAGTGCTGCGGCTGGGACGGAGTGGCTTACGTGGAACTTTTCCACGTGGGATAACGAATTGCTCTGTTTTGGAAGAATTGGATATGAATTCTCTGTCTCTGACTGGGACGTTACCGGATTTCTCGCCGTTGAAAACTTTGAGGATTCTCGATTTGTCGTACAATAATTTCACCGGTGAATTTCCGTTGTCGGTTTTCAGTTTAACGAATCTGGAGATGTTGAATTTCAACGAGGATAACAATTTCAACACGTGGCAGTTGCCGGAGAATGTGTCCGGCTTGACGAAGTTGAAAACGATGGTGTTAACGACTTGTATGCTGGAAGGCCGAATTCCGGCGACGATTGGGAACATGACGGCGCTGGTTGACCTTGAATTAAGCGGAAATTTCCTCACCGGAAAAATCCCAAGAGAAATCGGGAATTTGAAAAATTTGAGACAGTTGGAGCTTTATTACAATTCATTAGTCGGAGAAATACCAGAGGAACTTGGGAATTTAACAGAGCTCGTGGACCTGGATATGTCGGTCAACAAATTGATTGGGAAACTTCCAGAGTCGATTTGTCGTCTTCCTAAGCTTGAAGTTCTTCAACTTTACAACAACTCATTAACAGGGGAGattccaatttcaatttcaaattcaacGACACTCACTATGTTATCCCTTTACGACAACTACATGACGGGACAAGTTCCAAGTAATTTGGGTCAATTCTCGCCTATGGTGGTTCTCGATTTGTCGGAAAATGATTTCTCCGGTCCATTACCGACAGATGTCTGTGGAAAAGGTAAATTAATGTATTTCCTCGTGTTGGATAATAAATTTTCCGGTCAAATCCCACCGTCGTACGGCAAATGCCAGTCCCTTTTACGGTTTCGTGTTAGTTCGAATATTTTGGACGGTCCGGTGCCGCTGGGACTTTTGGGTCTTCCTCATGTTTCGATTATTGATTTTGGTAACAATAATTTGAGCGGTGAAATTCCCAATTCTTTTGTTAAAGCGAGGAATCTTTCGGAATTGTTTATGCAGAGTAATAAGATTTCCGGCGTCTTGCCGTCGGAAATTTCTAAAGCCACCAATTTAGTTAAGATTGATCTTAGCAACAATCTGTTATCTGGTCCAATTCCTTCTGAAATTGGGAATCTCAGGAGGCTAAATTTGTTGCTTTTACAAGGAAATCACTTAAATTCTTCAATACCCCCTTCACTTTCTGAGCTTAAATCTCTGAATGTTCTTGATTTATCCGATAATCGATTAACGGGTACTATCCCAGAAAGTCTCTGTGAATTACTACCGAATTCAATCAATTTCTCAAACAATCAACTCTCTGGTCCAATTCCTCTGTCTTTAATCAAAGGTGGGTTAGTTGAAAGCTTTTCCGGCAACCCAGGATTATGCGTTTCAGTGTATTTAGATTCATCAGATCAGAAATTCCCAATTTGTTCTCAAAATTACAACAAAAagagattgaattccatctgGGCAATCGGAATATCGGCGTTCATAATCTTCATCGGAGCTGCTCTGTATTTAAGACGACGATTCAGCAGAGAAAAATCAGTAATGGAACAAGACGAAACACTGTCATCATCGTTCTTCTCCTACGATGTGAAAAGCTTCCACCGAATCAGCTTCGACCCAAGAGAGATAATCGAATCAATGGTAGATAAGAACATCGTCGGCCATGGCGGCTCCGGTACGGTGTACAAAATAGAGTTAAGCAGTGGGGAAATCGTAGCCGTGAAAAGGCTGTGGAGTCGGAGGGGGAAAGATACGACGTCAGATCAAGAACAGTTGTATTTGGACAAAGAACTGAAAACAGAGGTGGAAACATTAGGGAGTATAAGGCATAAAAACATAGTAAAATTGTATTGCTATTTCTCAAGCTTGGATTgcagtttattggtttatgagtATATGCCAAATGGGAATTTATGGGATGCTTTGCATAAGGGTTGGATTCATTTGGATTGGCCAACAAGGCATCAAATTGCTTTGGGTATAGCCCAAGGCTTGGCTTATCTTCATCATGATTTGTTGCCTTCTATAATTCACAGAGACATTAAAACAACAAATATTTTGTTGGATGTCAATTATCACCCTAAAGTTGCAGATTTTGGTATTGCTAAGGTTTTGCAAGCTAGAACTGGCAAGGATTCCACCACCACTGTCATCGCCGGCACTTATGGTTATCTCGCTCCGG AGTATGCATATTCATCAAAAGCTACAACAAAGTGCGACGTGTACAGCTTCGGAATCGTGTTGATGGAGTTGATAACGGGGAAGAAGCCGGTGGAGGCGGAGTTTGGGGAGAACAAGAACATCATATATTGGGTTTCAAACAAAGTAGACACAAAGGAAGGAGCCATGGAGGTTTTAGACAAAAGAGTTTCAAGTTCATTCAAAGATGAGATGATTAAAGTTCTAAGGATTGCAATTCGTTGTACATACAAGAATCCAGCCCTTAGACCCACCATGAAAGAAGTGGTTCAGCTGTTGATTGAAGCCGACCCTTGCACATTCGATTCTTCTCATAACAAATGCTCCAAACACACCACCACCAAAATCAACAACCCGTTTGACTTATGA